From a region of the Arvicanthis niloticus isolate mArvNil1 chromosome 6, mArvNil1.pat.X, whole genome shotgun sequence genome:
- the Pycr1 gene encoding pyrroline-5-carboxylate reductase 1, mitochondrial: MSVGFIGAGQLAFALAKGFTAAGVLAAHKIMASSPDMDQATVSALRKIGVNLTPHNKETVCHSDVLFLAVKPHIIPFILDEIGANIEDRHIVVSCAAGVTINSIEKKLTAFQPAPKVIRCMTNTPVVVREGVTVYATGTHAQVEDGKLVEQLMGSVGFCTEVEEDLIDAVTGLSGSGPAYAFTALDALADGGVKMGLPRRLAVRLGAQALLGAAKMLLDSEQHPGQLKDNVCSPGGATIHALHVLESGGFRSLLINAVEASCIRTRELQTMADQETVSPAAIKKTVLDKVKLDSSAGASLSSGHVKPLP; this comes from the exons ATGAGTGTAGGCTTCATCGGGGCAGGGCAGCTAGCCTTTGCCCTAGCCAAGGGCTTCACAGCTGCAG GTGTTCTGGCTGCTCACAAGATAATGGCCAGCTCTCCAGACATGGACCAAGCCACAGTCTCTGCCCTCCGG AAGATAGGGGTGAACCTGACACCCCATAACAAAGAGACGGTGTGCCACAGTGATGTGCTTTTCCTGGCTGTGAAGCCCCACATCATCCCCTTCATCCTGGATGAAATCGGTGCTAACATTGAGGACAGGCACATTGTGGTGTCTTGTGCAGCAGGTGTCACCATCAACTCCATTGAAAAG aaGCTGACAGCGTTCCAACCTGCTCCCAAAGTCATCCGATGTATGACTAACACCCCGGTCGTGGTACGGGAGGGGGTTACTGTGTATGCCACAGGTACTCACGCACAGGTGGAAGATGGCAAGCTCGTGGAGCAGCTCATGGGCAGCGTGGGCTTCTGCACAGAGGTGGAGGAAGATCTGATCGATGCTGTCACGGGGCTCAGTGGCAGTGGCCCTGCCTAT GCTTTCACAGCCCTGGATGCTCTGGCAGATGGCGGTGTGAAAATGGGGCTTCCAAGACGACTGGCAGTCCGCCTTGGGGCCCAGGCCCTCCTG GGGGCAGCCAAGATGCTATTAGACTCAGAACAGCATCCAGGCCAGCTCAAGGACAATGTCTGCTCTCCCGGTGGGGCCACTATCCATGCTTTGCACGTGCTGGAGAGCGGGGGCTTCCGCTCCCTGCTGATCAACGCTGTGGAAGCCTCCTGCATCCGTACACG GGAGCTGCAGACCATGGCTGATCAGGAAACCGTCTCCCCTGCTGCCATAAAGAAGACTGTACTGGACAAGGTGAAGCTGGACTCCTCTGCTGGGGCCTCTCTGTCTTCTGGCCACGTTAAGCCGCTGCCCTGA